From a single Capsicum annuum cultivar UCD-10X-F1 chromosome 12, UCD10Xv1.1, whole genome shotgun sequence genomic region:
- the LOC107850693 gene encoding nucleobase-ascorbate transporter 11 isoform X1, whose amino-acid sequence MEGGSKSKMKERVERQKGVNPRIEPFVPTKGHDPRELKSWAKRTGFVSTTFSGESGRNSLSRRDLDNGRDLNVRNNESVGFDLERGVDKTETVSPKIELDPILGRARNRGVEIEPDLGPIDEGSRNGRGENLGRRVEMEPDLGSIDEGSRNGRGRGRGENLGRRVEMEPILRAHNEERKDAMNANGNGGNSANGDVNGNGHIAQAAAPVTEPRKDDGNVDEEVGMGEYPDGEDPSYGGWHQSARLKCGLRENPGLVPLMFYGLQHYLSLAGSLIFIPLITVPTMGGSDKDTANVVSTMLLVSGLTTILHSYFGTRLPLVQGSSFVYLAPALVIMNSEEYRNLAGHKFRYIMRELQGAIIVGSIFQSFLGYSGLMSLFLRFINPVVVAPTVAAVGLAFFSYGFPQAGSCVEISLPQILLILIFTLYLGGISIFGRRVFRIYAVPVSVMIIWAYAFFLTAGGAYNFKGCSPNIPNSNILIDACRKHADTMRHCRTDVSNAMRTAAWVRIPYPFQWGVPTFRLRTSFIMVIVSLVASIDSIGSYHSAAIRMNLKAPTPGIVSRGIGLEGFCSVLAGLWGTGTGSTTLTENVHTINATKVANRRAVQLGAALLILFSFVGKVGAILASIPQALAAAVLCFIWALIVALGLSTLQYTQNASSRNVIIVGVSLFFGLSVPAYFQQYAPETGLILPGYLIPYAAASNGPVHTGNAQFNFAMNALMSLNMVVTLLVAFVLDNTVPGSRQERGVYVWSNAEDIMTDPSSLLDYSLPSRVARCFHWAKCIGT is encoded by the exons ATGGAAGGTGGGTCAAAATCAAAAATGAAAGAGAGAGTGGAGAGGCAAAAGGGTGTAAATCCAAGGATTGAGCCTTTTGTACCAACGAAAGGTCATGATCCTAGAGAGTTGAAATCTTGGGCTAAGAGGACTGGTTTTGTGTCAACAACTTTTTCCGGGGAAAGTGGAAGAAATAGTCTTAGTAGGAGGGATCTTGATAATGGGAGAGATTTGAATGTGAGGAATAATGAGAGTGTTGGATTTGATTTGGAAAGAGGAGTTGATAAAACTGAAACCGTATCTCCAAAGATTGAGCTTGATCCTATTTTAGGAAGGGCAAGGAATAGAGGAGTTGAGATTGAGCCTGATTTAGGTCCCATCGATGAGGGTTCGAGAAATGGTAGAGGTGAAAATCTTGGGAGGAGAGTTGAGATGGAGCCTGATTTAGGTTCTATCGATGAGGGTTCGAGAAatggaagaggaagaggaagaggtgAAAATCTTGGGAGGAGAGTTGAGATGGAGCCTATTTTGAGAGCGCATAATGAGGAGAGGAAGGACGCTATGAATGCGAATGGCAATGGCGGTAACAGTGCTAATGGAGATGTGAATGGGAACGGACACATAGCTCAAGCAGCTGCTCCAGTTACAGAACCAAGGAAGGATGATGGCAATGTGGATGAAGAAGTGGGAATGGGCGAATATCCCGATGGCGAGGATCCTAGTTATGGAGGGTGGCATCAGTCTGCGCGGCTAAAATGTGGACTAAGGGAAAATCCGGGTCTTG TGCCTCTTATGTTCTATGGGTTGCAGCACTATTTGTCATTGGCTGGTTCACTTATTTTTATCCCTCTGATTACTGTTCCCACCATGGGTGGAAGTGAT AAAGATACTGCCAATGTGGTTTCCACGATGCTGCTAGTGTCTGGCCTTACCACAATACTGCACTCATATTTTGGCACCCGTCTCCCTTTGGTTCAAGGGAGTTCATTTGTATATTTGGCTCCTGCATTAGTTATCATGAATTCTGAGGAGTATCGGAATCTTGCTGGGCAT AAATTTAGGTACATAATGAGGGAGTTACAAGGAGCTATAATTGTTGGATCGATTTtccagagcttcttgggttaCAGTGGCTTGATGTCCCTTTTCCTACG GTTCATAAATCCCGTTGTGGTCGCGCCAACAGTAGCTGCAGTGGGTTTAGCATTTTTTAGCTATGGCTTTCCACAAGCTGGTAGTTGTGTAGAAATCAGCCTTCCTCAGATACTGCTTATCCTTATTTTTACCTTG TACCTTGGAGGAATATCCATTTTTGGTCGTCGAGTGTTTCGTATATATGCT GTCCCTGTTAGCGTTATGATCATTTGGGCATATGCGTTTTTCCTGACAGCTGGTGGTGCATATAACTTTAAGGGTTGTAGCCCCAACATACCGAATTCCAACATCCTTATTGATGCTTGTCGAAAGCATGCAGATACAATGAGGCACTGTAGGACTGATGTCTCCAATGCTATGAGAACTGCTGCCTGGGTCAGAATTCCTTATCCTTTCCAATGGGGTGTACCGACCTTTCGGCTACGGACTTCATTCATTATGGTCATTGTATCGTTAGTTGCTTCCATTGACTCG ATTGGAAGTTATCACTCCGCAGCAATACGAATGAATTTGAAAGCCCCGACCCCGGGTATAGTCAGCAGGGGGATTGGTCTGGAAGGTTTCTGCAGTGTATTGGCTGGACTTTGGGGAACGGGTACTGGGTCGACAACTTTGACAGAGAATGTACATACGATCAATGCAACAAAGGTAGCAAATCGACGGGCTGTACAGCTTGGAGCTGCTCTCTTAATCCTGTTCTCCTTTGTAG GTAAAGTTGGTGCTATTCTTGCTTCTATACCACAAGCGTTGGCAGCCGCGGTACTATGCTTCATATGGGCTCTTATTGTGGCTCTGGGTCTATCGACGTTGCAGTATACGCAAAATGCGAGTTCCCGGAACGTTATAATTGTTGGTGTATCCTTGTTCTTTGGTTTGTCGGTCCCGGCTTATTTTCAGCAGTATGCACCAGAGACTGGCCTAATCTTGCCTGGCTATCTAATTCCTTATGCCGCAGCATCCAATGGACCGGTCCATACCGGGAATGCACAA TTCAATTTCGCAATGAATGCGCTTATGTCCTTAAACATGGTGGTTACGCTATTGGTGGCATTCGTATTAGACAACACGGTCCCTGGTAGCAGACAAGAACGAGGGGTGTACGTTTGGTCAAACGCTGAAGACATTATGACAGATCCTTCTTCCCTTTTAGACTACTCGTTACCGAGTAGAGTAGCAAGATGTTTCCACTGGGCTAAATGCATCGGCACATGA
- the LOC107850693 gene encoding nucleobase-ascorbate transporter 11 isoform X2, whose product MEGGSKSKMKERVERQKGVNPRIEPFVPTKGHDPRELKSWAKRTGFVSTTFSGESGRNSLSRRDLDNGRDLNVRNNESVGFDLERGVDKTETVSPKIELDPILGRARNRGVEIEPDLGPIDEGSRNGRGENLGRRVEMEPDLGSIDEGSRNGRGRGRGENLGRRVEMEPILRAHNEERKDAMNANGNGGNSANGDVNGNGHIAQAAAPVTEPRKDDGNVDEEVGMGEYPDGEDPSYGGWHQSARLKCGLRENPGLVPLMFYGLQHYLSLAGSLIFIPLITVPTMGGSDKDTANVVSTMLLVSGLTTILHSYFGTRLPLVQGSSFVYLAPALVIMNSEEYRNLAGHKFRYIMRELQGAIIVGSIFQSFLGYSGLMSLFLRFINPVVVAPTVAAVGLAFFSYGFPQAGSCVEISLPQILLILIFTLYLGGISIFGRRVFRIYAVPVSVMIIWAYAFFLTAGGAYNFKGCSPNIPNSNILIDACRKHADTMRHCRTDVSNAMRTAAWVRIPYPFQWGVPTFRLRTSFIMVIVSLVASIDSIGSYHSAAIRMNLKAPTPGIVSRGIGLEGFCSVLAGLWGTGTGSTTLTENVHTINATKVANRRAVQLGAALLILFSFVDEKCPDDVALKTSLNSWQVH is encoded by the exons ATGGAAGGTGGGTCAAAATCAAAAATGAAAGAGAGAGTGGAGAGGCAAAAGGGTGTAAATCCAAGGATTGAGCCTTTTGTACCAACGAAAGGTCATGATCCTAGAGAGTTGAAATCTTGGGCTAAGAGGACTGGTTTTGTGTCAACAACTTTTTCCGGGGAAAGTGGAAGAAATAGTCTTAGTAGGAGGGATCTTGATAATGGGAGAGATTTGAATGTGAGGAATAATGAGAGTGTTGGATTTGATTTGGAAAGAGGAGTTGATAAAACTGAAACCGTATCTCCAAAGATTGAGCTTGATCCTATTTTAGGAAGGGCAAGGAATAGAGGAGTTGAGATTGAGCCTGATTTAGGTCCCATCGATGAGGGTTCGAGAAATGGTAGAGGTGAAAATCTTGGGAGGAGAGTTGAGATGGAGCCTGATTTAGGTTCTATCGATGAGGGTTCGAGAAatggaagaggaagaggaagaggtgAAAATCTTGGGAGGAGAGTTGAGATGGAGCCTATTTTGAGAGCGCATAATGAGGAGAGGAAGGACGCTATGAATGCGAATGGCAATGGCGGTAACAGTGCTAATGGAGATGTGAATGGGAACGGACACATAGCTCAAGCAGCTGCTCCAGTTACAGAACCAAGGAAGGATGATGGCAATGTGGATGAAGAAGTGGGAATGGGCGAATATCCCGATGGCGAGGATCCTAGTTATGGAGGGTGGCATCAGTCTGCGCGGCTAAAATGTGGACTAAGGGAAAATCCGGGTCTTG TGCCTCTTATGTTCTATGGGTTGCAGCACTATTTGTCATTGGCTGGTTCACTTATTTTTATCCCTCTGATTACTGTTCCCACCATGGGTGGAAGTGAT AAAGATACTGCCAATGTGGTTTCCACGATGCTGCTAGTGTCTGGCCTTACCACAATACTGCACTCATATTTTGGCACCCGTCTCCCTTTGGTTCAAGGGAGTTCATTTGTATATTTGGCTCCTGCATTAGTTATCATGAATTCTGAGGAGTATCGGAATCTTGCTGGGCAT AAATTTAGGTACATAATGAGGGAGTTACAAGGAGCTATAATTGTTGGATCGATTTtccagagcttcttgggttaCAGTGGCTTGATGTCCCTTTTCCTACG GTTCATAAATCCCGTTGTGGTCGCGCCAACAGTAGCTGCAGTGGGTTTAGCATTTTTTAGCTATGGCTTTCCACAAGCTGGTAGTTGTGTAGAAATCAGCCTTCCTCAGATACTGCTTATCCTTATTTTTACCTTG TACCTTGGAGGAATATCCATTTTTGGTCGTCGAGTGTTTCGTATATATGCT GTCCCTGTTAGCGTTATGATCATTTGGGCATATGCGTTTTTCCTGACAGCTGGTGGTGCATATAACTTTAAGGGTTGTAGCCCCAACATACCGAATTCCAACATCCTTATTGATGCTTGTCGAAAGCATGCAGATACAATGAGGCACTGTAGGACTGATGTCTCCAATGCTATGAGAACTGCTGCCTGGGTCAGAATTCCTTATCCTTTCCAATGGGGTGTACCGACCTTTCGGCTACGGACTTCATTCATTATGGTCATTGTATCGTTAGTTGCTTCCATTGACTCG ATTGGAAGTTATCACTCCGCAGCAATACGAATGAATTTGAAAGCCCCGACCCCGGGTATAGTCAGCAGGGGGATTGGTCTGGAAGGTTTCTGCAGTGTATTGGCTGGACTTTGGGGAACGGGTACTGGGTCGACAACTTTGACAGAGAATGTACATACGATCAATGCAACAAAGGTAGCAAATCGACGGGCTGTACAGCTTGGAGCTGCTCTCTTAATCCTGTTCTCCTTTGTAG atgaAAAATGCCCAGACGATGTTGCCTTGAAAACGTCTTTGAATAGCTGGCAAGTTCATTAG
- the LOC107851518 gene encoding protein SKIP34 has translation MCYGCQRLPSKAELTDPTRRTLTSPPPPEAATDNAVVVENLRDRLAETEARLERARAREAELTRQLEEMKRFVCVMEILECYLKRRYREQEVKTLAVVNGTKYV, from the coding sequence ATGTGTTACGGCTGTCAGCGATTACCATCAAAAGCCGAATTAACCGACCCGACCCGCCGGACTTTAACATCACCACCACCGCCGGAGGCGGCGACCGACAACGCCGTAGTAGTCGAAAACCTCCGTGACCGGCTAGCTGAAACGGAGGCGCGGCTTGAACGAGCTAGAGCTAGAGAAGCCGAGCTAACCCGTCAACTGGAAGAGATGAAGAGGTTTGTATGTGTAATGGAAATTCTCGAGTGTTATCTCAAGCGCAGGTACAGAGAACAAGAAGTTAAAACCCTAGCTGTGGTTAATGGAACGAAATATGTATAG
- the LOC107850979 gene encoding protein ecdysoneless homolog — translation MAEHHPSTTSIFPGKSSVPSNDTVFFSIYPDFAFNLYIIPTTRTNQLHFLHTEILRFLSPYTSSYIYQHHPFSLTPTPSTPTTPPSLSGHLRYGDNIDDEWFVVFLLFQISHKFPDVSIQVYDSDGEFLLIESAYHLPKWVNPDSVPNRVFIRGGLLHIIPNSLLPGTPSVFDSVRLLSSGVGSEQSRAPEGVQKQLESRLREYPGRIEKNVHKVRVRVPVSVAKVLKHEGCLISLAVEGFYDRDIDTMKYAGKMERFLGERGSAEELVRVVVRMSRAMYAQLMQQTFTAPKCYPALPPRSDVEGYKEAELGMKIACGFEMIYQLKKRQCMEGKGSSWDAFMQSLERNGHFEGLLPGSYLYKRLKLNAELYYKDSSLLERESAMLSAPVQRIDEILALPESADDFKDQELPPSDDDSWLYGGEDELNAVLQERQKEMELYNSKKKQKSKEQDGPSNGSDNFDLKDISKSMQAFVTKVASYEGAEVPEDRNLKGVDFDVDLFMKDMESFVRRQGNEDTGRDVDIGEGSSSDMEFDESEDEIGDEEGAAFMHSYSDALNEELKGTTLSNTFVRANGESVKKDEGTSTATESMEEEFTPVDVDFNLVKNFLDSFSSQDGLPGPASNLLGLMGLQLPPDAPSKRK, via the exons ATGGCGGAGCACCACCCTTCAACGACTTCCATATTCCCCGGAAAATCCTCCGTTCCTTCAAACGACACCGTTTTCTTCTCCATATACCCCGACTTCGCCTTTAACCTTTACATAATACCCACTACCCGAACCAATCAACTCCACTTCCTTCACACCGAAATCCTCCGGTTCCTCTCCCCTTACACTTCTTCTTACATCTATCAACACCACCCCTTCAGTCTCACCCCCACCCCCTCTACCCCCACTACCCCACCTTCCCTCTCCGGCCATCTCCGTTACGGCGATAACATCGATGATGAATGGTTCGTAGTCTTCCTCCTTTTCCAAATATCTCATAAATTCCCAGATGTATCTATCCAAGTTTATGATTCTGATGGAGAATTTTTACTAATTGAATCCGCTTATCATCTCCCTAAATGGGTCAACCCGGATAGTGTACCTAATCGGGTTTTTATCCGGGGCGGGTTACTTCACATTATACCGAATTCGTTACTTCCCGGTACTCCATCAGTCTTCGATTCGGTAAGATTGTTGAGCAGTGGAGTCGGTTCGGAGCAAAGTCGAGCACCCGAAGGAGTACAGAAGCAGTTGGAGAGTAGGTTGAGGGAGTATCCGGGGAGAATTGAGAAAAATGTGCATAAGGTTAGGGTTAGGGTTCCGGTGAGTGTAGCGAAAGTGTTGAAGCACGAGGGGTGTTTGATATCGTTAGCTGTAGAAGGGTTTTACGATAGGGATATTGATACGATGAAGTATGCGGGGAAGATGGAGAGGTTTTTAGGGGAGAGGGGTAGTGCGGAGGAGTTGGTGAGGGTTGTGGTTAGGATGAGTAGGGCAATGTATGCACAGTTGATGCAACAGACGTTTACGGCGCCCAAATGTTATCCTGCATTGCCACCTAGGAGTGATGTGGAGGGGTATAAGGAAGCGGAGCTGGGAATGAAGATTGCTTGTGGATTTGAGATGATTTATCAGTTGAAGAAGAGGCAGTGTATGGAGGGAAAAGGGAGTAGTTGGGACGCGTTTATGCAGAGTTTAGAACGGAACGGGCATTTTGAAGGGTTGTTACCGGGGTCATATCTGTATAAAAGATTGAAGCTGAATGCTGAGTTGTATTACAAGGATAGTTCACTGCTTGAGAGAGAAAG TGCTATGCTAAGTGCTCCAGTGCAAAGAATAGATGAGATCCTTGCCCTTCCTGAGTCTGCTGATGACTTTAAGGATCAGGAGCTACCACCATCTGATGATGATTCATGGCTTTATGGTGGGGAGGATGAGCTAAATGCTGTTCTTCAAGAGAGGCAAAAGGAGATGGAACTTTACAactcaaaaaagaaacaaaaatcaaaagagCAGGATGGCCCCAGCAATGGTTCTGATAATTTTGATTTAAAAGATATATCGAAGTCTATGCAAGCATTTGTTACGAAAGTGGCCAGCTATGAAGGTGCAGAGGTTCCAGAAGACAG GAATCTTAAGGGCGTGGACTTTGATGTGGATCTCTTTATGAAAGACATGGAATCGTTTGTGAGGCGTCAAGGCAATGAAGACACTGGCAGGGATGTTGATATAGGAGAAGGGTCATCATCAGATATGGAGTTTG ATGAATCTGAAGATGAGATTGGCGATGAGGAAGGTGCTGCTTTCATGCATTCGTATTCGGACGCTCTGAATGAAGAACTGAAAGGCACCACACTAAGTAATACCTTTGTTCGTGCAAATGGAGAGTCCGTCAAGAAAGATGAG GGAACATCTACTGCTACAGAAAGCATGGAAGAGGAGTTCACTCCAGTAGATGTTGATTTCAATCTCGTAAAGAATTTCCTCGATTCCTTTTCTTCTCAAGACGGACTTCCAGGACCTGCCTCTAATCTGCTTGGACTTATGGGTCTTCAGCTACCACCAGATGCTCCTAGCAAAAGGAAATAA
- the LOC107850967 gene encoding nicotinamidase 1, with translation MATAAIDLLKSEIPVEEDEPLILSGDINTGLVLVDIVNGFCTVGAGNLAPVAPDKQISAMVDESVKLAKMFCEKKWPIYALCDSHHPDVPEPPYPPHCITGTDESKLVPALQWLENEPNVTLRCKDCIDGFLGSLEKDGSNVFVNWVKANAIKAILVVGICTDICVLDFVCSTLSARNRGFLTPLEDVIVYSQGCATFDLPVQIARNIKGALPHPQELMHHIGLYIAKGRGAKVVSHISFDTTTKET, from the exons atggcAACGGCGGCGATTGATTTATTGAAGAGTGAAATTCCGGTGGAGGAAGATGAACCGTTGATTCTCTCCGGCGACATTAACACCGGTTTAGTACTCGTTGATATCGTTAATGGCTTTTGCACCGTCGGAGCTGGCAATTTg GCTCCAGTAGCACCTGATAAACAAATTTCAGCAATGGTTGATGAGTCGGTTAAACTTGCAAAAATGTTCTGTGAGAAGAAATGGCCTATTTATGCTCTTTGTGATTCTCATCATCCGGATGTGCCTGAACCACCTTATCCTCCTCATTGCATTACCGGAACAGATGAATCTAAGTTGGTTCCTG CTCTGCAGTGGTTGGAAAATGAACCAAATGTAACACTCCGATGCAAGGATTGTATTGATGGGTTCCTTGGTTCGCTCGAGAAAGATGGATCTAATGTCTTTGTAAATTGGGTGAAAGCTAATGCAATTAAAGCT ATATTGGTTGTCGGGATATGCACAGACATATGCGTGCTTGATTTTGTGTGTTCTACGTTATCTGCAAGGAACCGTGGATTTCTCACTCCCTTGGAAGATGTGATCGTATATTCCCAAGGCTGTGCTACTTTTGATCTTCCAGTCCAGATAGCCAGAAATATAAAAGGAGCTTTGCCTCATCCACAG GAATTGATGCATCACATAGGCCTTTACATAGCCAAAGGAAGAGGAGCAAAAGTAGTTTCGCATATCTCATTTGACACAACGACTAAGGAGACCTAA